The genome window CTCAAGGCGGCCGCCGAGCGGATGGGCGTCGCCGACAGCTACCACCCGGCCCCCGTCGGGGTGTTCTTCGGCGACGGCCGGGACGGCGACGGCACCGCCAAGGCCGCGCCCGGCAGCGAGGTCGAGGACCCGTACTTCGGCGGTGCCGGGCCGCGCCGCAAGGCCTGCACCGAGTGCGGCGAGTGCATGACCGGCTGCCGGCACGGCGCCAAGAACATGCTCACCGAGAACTACCTCTTCCTGGCCGAGGCGAACGGCGCCGAGATCCACCCGCTCACCACGGTGGCCCGGATCCGCGAGCTGGATGGCGGCTTCGCGGTGGACGTGAAGCGCACCAACGCCCGCTCGGCGCAGGCCCGCAAGGCCGGCGCCCGGACCCTGACCGCCGCCCGGGTGGTGGTCGCGGCCGGCACCTACGGCACCCAGACCCTGCTGCACCGGATGCGCGAGCAGGGCCGGCTGCCCCGGCTCTCGGACCGGCTCGGCGAGCTGACCCGGACCAACTCGGAGGCCCTGGTCGGCGCCCAGACCACGCCCCGGCGGTACGGCGGCCCGGTGGACTTCACCAAGGGCGTGGCGATCACCTCCTCGATCCACCCGGACGAGAACACCCACATCGAGCCGGTGCGCTACGGCAAGGGCTCCAACGCCATGGGCCTGCTGTCGATCCTCCAGGTGCCGGGCGGCGGCAGCGGCCCGCGCTGGCTGCGGGCCGGCGCCGAGGCGGTCAAGCACCCGACCGTGCTCGCCCGCTCGCTCAGCAACTACCGGTGGTCGGAGCGGACCATCATCGGCCTGGTGATGCAGTCGCTGGACAACTCGATCACCGTCTCGCTGAAGCAGAAGGGCCTGGGCAAGGGCAAGCTGACCTCCACCCAGGGGCACGGCGAACCCAACCCGAACTGGATCCCGGCCGCCGAGCAGGGCGCCAAGATGCTCGCCGCGGAGATCAACGGCTTCGCCGGCTCCACCGTCGGCGACGTCTTCGACATCCCGATGACCGCGCACTTCCTCGGCGGCTGCCCGATCTCCGACACGCCCGAGGACGGCGTGGTCGACCCGTACCACCGGCTCTGGGGGCACCCGGGGATCAGCGTGGTGGACGGCTCGGCGGTCTCCGCCAACCTGGGCGTCAACCCGTCGCTGACGATCACCGCGCAGGCCGAGCGGGCGATGTCGATGTGGCCGAACAAGGGCGAGGCGGACCCGCGCCCCGAGCAGGGCGCCGACTACCGCCGGGTGGCCGCGGTGGCCCCCGCGCGGCCCGCCGTGCCGGCCGGCGCGTTCGGCGAACTGCTGCTGCCGGTGCCGAAGGTGCCGGCCAAGCGGGAGGACTGACCGGGGCGGACTGTTACGGAGCCGGCCGGTGGCCGTTACACGACCGCCGGTCGGCAGTGCGGTGGGCTTCCTAGCGTGGGCGCAGCCTGCTCGGACCGACCGGGTCCGGGCGCTGTAGCGGGAGGTTTTCCCATGTCACGTGCGATCAGGACCGTGCGCTGGTCGGTGCTCGGCCTCGGGGCCGCGGCGGCTCTGCTGCTGTCCTCGACGGCGGCCCAGGCCGACGGCCCGGTGCCGAGCGCGGCCCCCGTCCCCGGCAAGCCCGCGGTCAGCGCGGCGCCCAGCGCGGCCCCCGTCCCCGGCAAGCCCGCCGTCAGCGCGGTGCCCAGCCCGGTGGCGTCCGACGGCGCTCCGGCGGTCGGCCCGGTGCCCGGCAAGGCGCCGGACTCCGGCCAGGTCAAGGTGATCCCCAAGGGCGGGGCGCAGACCGGTGAGGGCACGACCGGCGGCCCGTCCACCGCGGAGCTGGCCGGCGGCTCCGTGCTGGCGCTGATCGGCCTGGGCGGTGTGGGCTACGCGGTCCGCAAGCGCCGTGTCGGCGCGGCGAACTGACCGCCGTCGCGGCCGGCGCCCCCTGCGGGCGCCGGCCGCGGTCGGCGGCGTGCTGGCCCTCGGGCTGGCCGGGCTGCTGCTGAGCCGGCAGTCCGCCCCGCCGCCGGTGGGGGCGGGGATCGCGCCGGTGGCGGCGGCTCCGGCGAGCACTCCGGCGGGCACAGCGGCGAGCGCGCCCGGGGCTGGCTCCAGCGCGGCGCCCGCCGCGTCCGTCGCGCCGCCGGTCGAGCTGCTGATCCCGAGCATCAAGGTGGCCGCCCCGGTGGTCGCCGCGGGGATCAACCCGGACGGCACGGTTCCGGTGCCCCCGCTGAGCCGCCCGGCCGAGGTGGACTGGTACGACGGCGGCCCCCGGCCGGGCGAGGCCGGACCGGCCGTGCTGCTCGGCCACTACGACACCCGGGCCGGCGACGCCGTCTTCCACGGGCTGCCGCAGCTGCACCCGGGCGACCCGATCGAGATCCGCCGCGCCGACGGCAGCACCGTGCTCTTCCGGGTCCGGGAGCTGCGCAAGGCGCCCAAGGACGCCTTCCCCACCGCGGCGGTCTACGGGGACACGCCCGGCCCGCAGCTGCGGCTGATCACCTGCGGGGGAGTGCTGGAGGCGGACGGCCACTACTCGGACAACATCATCGTCTTCGCCGACCCGGCCGGTTCGTAGCGCAACCGGACACGGCCGGTGCCCCGTGTTCCTCTCTCGGGAGGCCCGGCCCGGGGCCGGCAGGACGACGGACGGAGGAACGGATGGACGGCGTGCGGAGGGTGCTCCGCCGGCTCGGACTCGCGGTGGCGGCGCTGCTGTCGGTGGCCGCGGTGGTGTCGGTGGCGGGGTGCGGCGGCCCGGACGGGGTGCACGACGCCGGCCCGGCCCGGCCGCTGCACCAGCGGCCGAGCCCGGTGCCGCTCTGGCCGGTCGCGGACACGGTGAAGTCGCCGAGCGCCACCGCCACGCCGTCCGCCCCGGCGGAGCCGATCCCCGGCCTGGTCGCCCCCGGCGACTCGATCCGCGGCCTGGACCCGGCCACCGTGCTGGCCAAGGACCCGCAGGTGTCCGCGGCCGAGCTGTCGGCGTTGCGCGGCTGCACCGGCTGCCGGGTCTACCAGCCGCAGTACCCGGAGCTGACCGGCGACGGGCAGGAGGAGCTGGTCACCGCGGTGCGCGACGCCGACCAGCACAGCTACCTGCACGTCTACCGGCTGCGCGAGCACCGGGTGGTGTCGCTGCTCGCGCTGGTCGTGCAGCCGGACTTCCAGGCCGACACGGTCGGGCAGGACCTGGTGGTGGACGAGCCGTCCGCGCCGGGCGGCGACACCAGGACCACCTACCACTGGAACCCCGAACGGGCCGCCTTCGACCGGCAGACCGCCGCCAGCGGCCCGAGCGGGGCGGCGAACGGCTGCCTGCCCGGCATGGTGGTGCCGAGCAGCCCGCCCCCGAAGGGCGAGCCCCCGGGCACCGGGCCGGCCGTGTCGGCCGCCCCGGTGCCCGTGGGGCCGCGCCCGGTGCCCAGCCCGGCCCCGCCGCAGGCCTCGCCGAGCGGGGCGGCCCGGTGACGGCGGCGGCCCGGATCCTGCTGGTCGAGGACGACGAGGTGATCCGGGAGGCGACCCGGATGGCGCTGGAGCGCTACGGCTTCCCGGTGCGGACCGCGGCCGACGGGCTGGAGGGGCTGGAGCTGTTCCGCGCGGACCGCCCGGACCTGCTGCTGCTCGACGTGATGCTGCCGCTGCTGGACGGGGTCGGGCTCTGCCGGCGGATCCGCGAGGAGAGCCAGCTGCCGATCCTGATGATGTCGGCCCGCACCGACCCGATCGACGTCGTCTCCGGCCTGGAGGCGGGCGCGGACGACTACGTCACCAAGCCCTTCGAGACGTCCGTGCTGGTGGCCCGGATCCGCACCGTGCTGCGCCGCGCCGGCCTGCCGCCCGTGCTTCCGGCCTCCCCGGCCGCGCCGGAACCTGTGGGGCCTGTGGGGCCTGTGGGGCCGGTGCCACCGGCCGAGCCGGTCCGGCCGCTGCGCGAGATCGACGGCCTGACCGTGGACCCCGAGGCGATGGAGGTGCGGGTCGACGGCCGCCCGGTCCTGCTCACGCCGACCGAGCTGCGGCTGCTGCTGGAGTTCACCGCCGCGCCCGGCATCGTGCTGGAGCGCCAGGGCCTGCTGGAGCGGGTCTGGGACTACGGCTGGGACGCCGACACCCGGGTGGTGGACGTGCACGTGCAGCGGCTGCGGGCGAAGATCGGCGCCGACCGGATCGAGACGGTGCGCGGCTTCGGCTACAAGCTGCGCCGGCCGCGCGGGAGCGCCGGATGAACCTGCGCCGGCAGATCGCGGTCACCGTCGCCGCGGTCTCCTTCCTGGTCGCGCTCTCGGTCGGGCTGCTGGTGCACCGGGCCTCGGCGGCCCAGCACACCGGGCAGTCCAGGGCCAACGCCGAGGCCGCCCTGGACGCGGTGCGGGACTACTACGACAACACCGACCAGCTGCCCAGCAACGCCTGGAACGCCTCGCTCGACCCTTCGGCGGCGCCGCCGGCACTGGTCCGGCTGGCCGGCCAGGGGCACCAGGGGTCGCTGCTGACCGGCGGGCGGATGTGGGCGGCTGCGCCGGGGCCGGACGGCCAGGTGCTGTCGGTCTCGATCGACTTCACCGCCGACCAGCGGGCGATCGCCGACCTGGACCGCACCATCACGGTGTCGGCCGCGCTCTCGGTGACCGTCACGGTGCTGGCCGGGGTGCTGGTGGCGCACCGGATCAGCCGCCGGCTGCGCACCGCCGCGCGGACCGCCAGGACCATCGCGCAGGGCGATCTGGCGGCCCGGATCGGGCCGCTCGGCCGGGCCCGGGACGAGGTGGCGGAGCTGGCCGCCGCGGTGGACTCGATGTCGGCCGTGCTCAGCAGCAGGCTGGCCCGCGAGCAGCGGTTCACCGCGGACGTCGCGCACGAGCTGCGCACCCCGCTCACCGGTCTGCTCACGGCGGCCGGGCTGCTGCCGCCGGGGCGGCCGACCGAGCTGGTGCAGGACCGGGTGCGGGTGCTCTGCCGGCTCACCGAGGACCTGCTGGAGGTCTCCCGGCTGGACGCGGGGGCGGAGCGGGCCGAGCTGTCCGTGCTGCCGCTCGGGGCGCTGCTGCGCCGGATCCTGCCGGAGTCGGCCCGGCTGGAGGTGCGTGCGGACACCGAGGTGAGCACCGATCCGCGCCGGCTCGACCGGGTGCTGGCCAACCTGGTGGCCAACGCCGAGCGGCACGGCGCGCCGCCGGTGCTGGTCACGGTGGACGGTCCGGTGGTGACCGTGCGGGACCACGGGCCGGGCTTCCCGGCCGAGCTGCTGGCGGACGGTCCGCAGCGGTTCCGCACCGGGGACGCGGCGCGCGGGCACGGCCACGGCCTGGGGCTGACCATCGCCCAGGGCCAGGCGGCGGTGCTGGGCGTGCGGCTGCGGCTGGCCAACCATCCGGAGGGCGGCGCGGTGGCCGAGCTGCGGCTGCGCTGAGCGCGGCCCGGCCGGGCAAGGGCAAAGGGCCCCGCGGGGGAACGGGGCCCTTTGTCGCTCAGCACGCGGCGTCAGGGCTGCGCCGGTGCTGGATGGACGGCGCCGGGGGAGGAGCGCCGTCGCTATTCGGTTGGCTTCTTCGGCTTCCCGGGTCGCCCGGGAGCAGTGCCGGGGGCGTCCGGCGGGTGGCCAGTTGACGCCGAGTCTCACTGAGCGTGAGGAGGTGACCGCTGCGGCCACCGGTGGGCGCCAGCAGGTAGTCGGCGGGGACACCGACCTGTCCAGGCCGCCGGCGAACCCCGTACCCCTGCATCGTGGTGGACGGAGGCCTTGCTGTGCAAGCGATTCTGCGGACATTGCCGCAGTCCGGTTCCTGCCGGTCCGCTTAGCGGCCGGCTTCCGGCAGGCCGGCGCGGGCCTGCGGGCGGTCCGATATCCGGTGACGGAACGTAGTTGGGGTACAACCGTCGCCGGGCGGCGCGGCGGTCGGCCGGGCGTCCCCGGAGCCGGCCACCGCACCTCCACGGCTCAGTCCCGGGCCGGCCGCTGTCCCCTGCCGCCGGCGCCGTTTGACCCCGTGCGCGGTCCCACGGCACGTCCGCCCCCGGCCACCGGCCGGGATCGGGGCGCCTCGCGCACGGGCGGACTGGAGTTTCCACGCGTGGTCCTGCGGACCGCACGGGCGCGGGCCCGGGCGCCGGCTGCCGTCGCACCTGGCGGGTGCGGCCGCGGTCGTGCGGTCGCCGGGAGAACGAGCCGGCGGGCCGCGCGGACACGGGCGCCGTGGCAAAGGGGTGAACGCCGCTCCCGGTAGACTCGGGGGTGACTCCCCACATCGCCGCCGGAAGGCCGTCTGTGTCCCCTGCTACCCCCGACCAGTCCGCACCGTCGGTCGACACCGTCCTGGTGGTCGACTTCGGCGCCCAGTACGCCCAGCT of Kitasatospora viridis contains these proteins:
- the cseB gene encoding two-component system response regulator CseB, giving the protein MTAAARILLVEDDEVIREATRMALERYGFPVRTAADGLEGLELFRADRPDLLLLDVMLPLLDGVGLCRRIREESQLPILMMSARTDPIDVVSGLEAGADDYVTKPFETSVLVARIRTVLRRAGLPPVLPASPAAPEPVGPVGPVGPVPPAEPVRPLREIDGLTVDPEAMEVRVDGRPVLLTPTELRLLLEFTAAPGIVLERQGLLERVWDYGWDADTRVVDVHVQRLRAKIGADRIETVRGFGYKLRRPRGSAG
- a CDS encoding GMC family oxidoreductase, whose product is MSGETDVDVDVDADFDYDVIVIGSGFGGSVSALRLTEKGYRVAVLEAGRRFTRDELPKNSWDVKNYLWAPGLGLYGIQRIHLLANVVVLGGAGVGGGSLNYANTLYVPPKAFFEDRQWRHITDWQQELAPFYDQAQRMLGVRTNPTTTPSDVHLKAAAERMGVADSYHPAPVGVFFGDGRDGDGTAKAAPGSEVEDPYFGGAGPRRKACTECGECMTGCRHGAKNMLTENYLFLAEANGAEIHPLTTVARIRELDGGFAVDVKRTNARSAQARKAGARTLTAARVVVAAGTYGTQTLLHRMREQGRLPRLSDRLGELTRTNSEALVGAQTTPRRYGGPVDFTKGVAITSSIHPDENTHIEPVRYGKGSNAMGLLSILQVPGGGSGPRWLRAGAEAVKHPTVLARSLSNYRWSERTIIGLVMQSLDNSITVSLKQKGLGKGKLTSTQGHGEPNPNWIPAAEQGAKMLAAEINGFAGSTVGDVFDIPMTAHFLGGCPISDTPEDGVVDPYHRLWGHPGISVVDGSAVSANLGVNPSLTITAQAERAMSMWPNKGEADPRPEQGADYRRVAAVAPARPAVPAGAFGELLLPVPKVPAKRED
- a CDS encoding class F sortase, with the translated sequence MSARRTDRRRGRRPLRAPAAVGGVLALGLAGLLLSRQSAPPPVGAGIAPVAAAPASTPAGTAASAPGAGSSAAPAASVAPPVELLIPSIKVAAPVVAAGINPDGTVPVPPLSRPAEVDWYDGGPRPGEAGPAVLLGHYDTRAGDAVFHGLPQLHPGDPIEIRRADGSTVLFRVRELRKAPKDAFPTAAVYGDTPGPQLRLITCGGVLEADGHYSDNIIVFADPAGS
- a CDS encoding sensor histidine kinase, producing MNLRRQIAVTVAAVSFLVALSVGLLVHRASAAQHTGQSRANAEAALDAVRDYYDNTDQLPSNAWNASLDPSAAPPALVRLAGQGHQGSLLTGGRMWAAAPGPDGQVLSVSIDFTADQRAIADLDRTITVSAALSVTVTVLAGVLVAHRISRRLRTAARTARTIAQGDLAARIGPLGRARDEVAELAAAVDSMSAVLSSRLAREQRFTADVAHELRTPLTGLLTAAGLLPPGRPTELVQDRVRVLCRLTEDLLEVSRLDAGAERAELSVLPLGALLRRILPESARLEVRADTEVSTDPRRLDRVLANLVANAERHGAPPVLVTVDGPVVTVRDHGPGFPAELLADGPQRFRTGDAARGHGHGLGLTIAQGQAAVLGVRLRLANHPEGGAVAELRLR